In Mycobacterium sp. Aquia_213, the sequence CATCGACGCTGCGCGCCAGCGGTTCCGCGATCTGCCGCGGCGGCCGGTGCATCCCGAGCTGCGCGTCGAGGACCGCACCATCGAGGGCCCGGGTGGTGCGATAGCCATCAGGATCTATTGGCCGCCAACAGATTCCGATGACAGCACGCTGCCCGTCGTTGTCTACTTGCACGGCGGCGGTTTCGTGATCGGCGACCTTGACACCCACGACGGCACCGCCCGCCAGCACGCGGTGGGTGCCGACGCGATCGTGGTGTCCGTCGATTACCGGTTGGCTCCCGAGCACCCGTATCCCGCTGCCGTCGAAGACGCTTGGGCCGCAACGTTGTGGGTCGTCGAGCACGGCGACGAGCTGGGCGCCGACCCGGCTCGGCTTGCCGTCGCCGGTGATTCGGCGGGGGGCAACATCGCCGCGGCGGTCGCTCAGCAGAGCCGCGACGAGGGCGGACCGCCGATCGTCTTCCAGCTGTTGTGGTATCCCTCCGTGCTCTGGGACCAGTCGCTGCCCTCCTTCGCCGAGAACGCCACCGCGCCGATTCTCGACACCAGGGCCATCGCGCAGTTCTCCCGTTGGTACGCAGGCGATGTCGACTTGTCTAACCCGCCGGTGCGAATGGCGCCGGGGCGGGCGAAGAACTTGGCCGGCCTGCCGGCGGCCTACATCGGCGTCGCCGGTTACGACCCACTGCGCGACGACGGCATCACGTACGGCAAGCTGCTGGCCGCCGCGGGCGTGCCCGCCGAGGTGCACAACGCCGAGACGATGGTGCACGGCTATCTCGGCTATGCCGGCGTGGTTCCGGCCGCCACGGCCGGGTCGGACCGGGGGCTCGCGGCACTCCGGAATGCGCTATCCAGGTAAACGGCAGGGGTACGGTGGACGAATGATCGAGCCGCCCCTCGCCCGACCTGAAATCGACCCGACGCTGAAGGCGTTGCTCGACGCCTTCACGATGACGTTCAACGCGGACGACGGCGTGGAGCTTGCCCGCACCCGACTGCGCCAGCTCAAGGTGCCGGAGGAAATGCTGCCGCAGCTGCGCATCGAAGACCGCACGATCAGCCACGGGGACCTCAGCGACATCCCGATCCGGGTCTACTGGCCGCCGGACACCGAGGCTCCCCCGCCCGTCGTCGTCTTCTACCACGGCGGCGGCTTCTGCCTGGGCGATCTGGAGACCCACGACCCCGTCGCCCGTGCGCACGCGATCGGGGCCGAGGCCATCGTGGTGTCAGTCGACTACCGGCTCGCCCCCGAACACCCGTTTCCGGCCGGCGTGAACGACAGCTGGGCCGCGTTGCAGTGGGTCGGCGAGCACGCCGCCGAACTGGGCGGTGACCCGAGCCGGATCGCCGTCGCGGGTGACTCCGCCGGCGGGAACCTCGCGGCGGTCACCGCCCTGCTGGCCCGCGACCACGGCG encodes:
- a CDS encoding alpha/beta hydrolase, which encodes MPSFDKADEKPPIDPILLKVLDAVPFRLSTDDGIDAARQRFRDLPRRPVHPELRVEDRTIEGPGGAIAIRIYWPPTDSDDSTLPVVVYLHGGGFVIGDLDTHDGTARQHAVGADAIVVSVDYRLAPEHPYPAAVEDAWAATLWVVEHGDELGADPARLAVAGDSAGGNIAAAVAQQSRDEGGPPIVFQLLWYPSVLWDQSLPSFAENATAPILDTRAIAQFSRWYAGDVDLSNPPVRMAPGRAKNLAGLPAAYIGVAGYDPLRDDGITYGKLLAAAGVPAEVHNAETMVHGYLGYAGVVPAATAGSDRGLAALRNALSR
- a CDS encoding alpha/beta hydrolase translates to MIEPPLARPEIDPTLKALLDAFTMTFNADDGVELARTRLRQLKVPEEMLPQLRIEDRTISHGDLSDIPIRVYWPPDTEAPPPVVVFYHGGGFCLGDLETHDPVARAHAIGAEAIVVSVDYRLAPEHPFPAGVNDSWAALQWVGEHAAELGGDPSRIAVAGDSAGGNLAAVTALLARDHGGPDLTFQLLWYPVATADLSLPSHTENAVAPVLDREVIEAFLAWYLPDVDIDGDPTVLPVTLAPANAADLSGLPPAYIGTAEHDPLRDDGARYAELLNAAGVPVELSNEPTMVHGYASFAMVIPAAAEATERGLRALRKALHP